The following coding sequences lie in one Moritella viscosa genomic window:
- a CDS encoding CrcB-like protein has protein sequence MNNLALYGFVALGGATGAVLRTFIAQTATAVLGKGFPYGTLIVNIIGSLLMGVLFALLDDNIIAETPWRQLIGLGFLGALTTFSTFSMDSLLLLQDGNWLKAGLNVSLNVFVCIFVAYLGMRLVFRA, from the coding sequence ATGAATAATTTAGCTTTATACGGTTTTGTTGCACTTGGCGGTGCAACTGGTGCGGTATTACGGACTTTTATTGCTCAAACTGCAACCGCAGTTCTGGGGAAGGGGTTTCCTTACGGCACATTAATTGTCAATATTATCGGTTCATTATTGATGGGCGTGTTATTCGCTCTACTTGATGACAACATCATTGCAGAAACACCTTGGCGCCAACTCATTGGCTTAGGTTTCTTAGGCGCATTGACGACATTTTCGACATTTTCGATGGATTCATTGTTGCTATTACAAGATGGTAATTGGTTAAAAGCAGGGCTAAATGTATCTTTAAACGTATTCGTGTGTATTTTTGTTGCATATTTAGGTATGCGCTTAGTATTTCGAGCATAA
- the lolA gene encoding outer-membrane lipoprotein carrier protein precursor, whose amino-acid sequence MKQKISLKKIVATAVLMTASMVTHAQSVKEELQGQLAQLKPFSADFTQTVTSAEGDNLSIAQGSMQLQRPNQFRWETVSPDEQLIVSNGESLWFYNPFVEQVSIYSLKDAIANTPFMLIAGSEQAAWGNYRVTKKAGVYTVITPNDPAAAVFTLQFKQGEMSQFSVQEQQGQHSQFVLTNRKTMNKMDPALFNFIIPEDTDIDDQR is encoded by the coding sequence ATGAAACAGAAAATATCATTAAAAAAAATCGTAGCAACTGCAGTACTAATGACCGCATCAATGGTTACGCACGCACAAAGTGTTAAAGAAGAGCTACAAGGTCAACTTGCTCAGTTAAAACCATTTAGTGCTGATTTTACACAAACAGTTACGTCTGCTGAGGGGGATAACTTATCGATAGCCCAAGGCTCTATGCAATTGCAGCGCCCGAATCAGTTTCGCTGGGAGACCGTGTCACCTGATGAGCAATTGATTGTCTCGAACGGTGAAAGTTTGTGGTTTTACAATCCATTTGTTGAACAAGTTAGTATTTACTCACTTAAAGATGCGATTGCAAATACACCCTTTATGTTAATTGCAGGCTCAGAGCAAGCTGCATGGGGAAATTATCGCGTTACTAAAAAAGCGGGAGTGTATACTGTTATCACGCCTAATGATCCGGCTGCGGCTGTATTCACTTTACAATTTAAGCAAGGTGAAATGTCACAATTTTCAGTACAAGAGCAACAAGGTCAACATAGCCAGTTTGTGCTTACAAATCGTAAGACAATGAATAAGATGGATCCTGCGTTGTTTAACTTTATTATCCCGGAAGATACAGATATAGATGATCAACGCTAA
- the ftsK gene encoding DNA translocase FtsK, giving the protein MNKFNLAIPSKYLAPLSGIQRVFEVGFIFSTFIACYAMVALVTFDPADPSWSQTSWEGPVKNAAGSLGAWMGDVLFFTFGIYAYAIPLAFVSLAWFIFWRPRQLDEIDFFTVGLRMIGALLLLIGVCGLASVNFDDLYYFSSGGLIGDVVEQAISELFGILGSTLILLSFVAIGFTLLTGISWLTIVDMLGAGVINACQFIVDKVQILSNRTAKKEIKKDTLVSEDESQINTLHIPAVQTCVPPVNTQVESEKVMPEQVDKSLTDEYNDTTNMSFTAVDEVIPRQEPSISAFDEHMQDDYSASYDIQDDNNSVIETQNVHAQSFNNESAEESIIVEQSTDLQLDEPALAPVFQINNNGSDNGFEIVGDQVVSTNPLQFKEKPLTLLPGLELLDKPDKKINPISQAELDHVARLVEEKLLEFNIKAQVVDVHPGPVITRFELNLAPGIKVSKISALSKDLARSLSAMSVRIVEVIPGKSVIGLELPNKYRETVFLSDVMSSPSFTEAKSKTSMVLGHDIAGDSVVVDLAKMPHLLVAGTTGSGKSVGVNVMIMSLLYKASPEEVRMIMIDPKMLELSVYEGIPHLLTEVVTDMKDAANSLRWCVGEMERRYKLLSAVGVRNLAGFNSKIQQAIDAGQPILDPLWKPGDSMDETAPALIKLPAIVVIVDEFADMMMIVGKKVEELIARIAQKARAAGIHLILATQRPSVDVITGLIKANIPTRIAFQVSSKIDSRTILDQAGAETLLGMGDMLYQPAGTSVPIRVHGAFVDDHEVHRVVADWKLRGEPNYIDEILNGEATADTLLPGEVAEGSSDVDELFDQAVYHVTETRRGSVSGVQRKFKIGYNRAARIVEEMEVQGIVSSPGHNGNREVLAPPPPKD; this is encoded by the coding sequence ATGAACAAATTTAATTTAGCTATTCCCTCTAAATATCTTGCCCCATTATCTGGTATTCAGCGCGTTTTTGAAGTTGGATTCATTTTTTCTACTTTTATTGCTTGCTATGCAATGGTTGCATTAGTGACTTTTGACCCAGCTGATCCATCATGGTCCCAAACAAGTTGGGAAGGCCCTGTAAAGAATGCTGCGGGCTCATTAGGTGCGTGGATGGGGGATGTTTTATTTTTCACTTTTGGTATTTATGCTTATGCAATACCACTCGCATTTGTCTCATTGGCTTGGTTTATATTTTGGCGTCCGAGACAGCTTGATGAAATAGACTTCTTTACTGTTGGTTTACGTATGATTGGCGCATTATTGCTGTTAATCGGTGTTTGTGGACTGGCATCTGTTAATTTTGATGATCTTTATTACTTTTCATCTGGTGGTTTAATTGGAGATGTCGTTGAACAAGCGATCAGTGAGTTATTTGGTATATTGGGTTCAACACTTATTTTACTGAGCTTTGTTGCGATTGGTTTTACCCTGTTAACAGGGATATCCTGGTTAACAATTGTTGATATGCTTGGTGCTGGAGTGATAAATGCCTGCCAATTTATTGTCGATAAAGTGCAAATACTCAGTAATCGCACTGCGAAAAAGGAAATAAAGAAAGACACCTTGGTATCTGAGGATGAATCTCAAATAAATACACTGCATATTCCAGCTGTACAAACATGTGTTCCGCCTGTAAATACTCAGGTTGAAAGCGAAAAAGTGATGCCTGAGCAAGTGGATAAGTCACTGACCGATGAATATAATGATACAACTAATATGTCATTCACGGCTGTTGATGAAGTTATACCACGCCAAGAGCCGTCAATATCTGCATTCGATGAGCATATGCAGGACGATTATTCAGCAAGTTATGATATTCAAGATGACAATAATAGTGTTATCGAAACTCAAAATGTACATGCGCAAAGCTTTAATAACGAAAGTGCGGAAGAATCGATTATCGTAGAGCAAAGCACCGACCTGCAACTGGATGAGCCTGCTTTAGCGCCAGTATTCCAAATTAATAATAATGGCTCTGATAATGGTTTTGAAATTGTCGGTGACCAAGTTGTATCAACGAACCCGCTGCAATTTAAAGAAAAGCCGTTAACCTTGCTACCGGGTTTAGAGTTATTAGATAAGCCTGATAAGAAAATTAATCCGATATCTCAAGCTGAACTAGACCATGTTGCGCGATTAGTCGAAGAAAAATTACTCGAATTTAATATTAAAGCACAAGTTGTCGATGTACACCCAGGACCCGTTATTACGCGTTTTGAACTAAATTTAGCACCAGGTATTAAAGTCAGTAAGATTTCGGCATTATCGAAAGATTTAGCCCGCTCATTATCTGCAATGAGTGTTCGTATTGTCGAAGTTATCCCAGGAAAATCGGTTATTGGTCTTGAACTGCCGAACAAGTATAGAGAAACCGTGTTTCTTTCTGATGTGATGTCGAGTCCATCATTTACGGAAGCTAAATCAAAAACTTCAATGGTATTAGGTCATGATATTGCAGGTGATTCTGTGGTAGTTGATCTGGCAAAAATGCCACATCTATTGGTTGCGGGTACTACGGGCTCGGGTAAATCGGTTGGTGTGAACGTGATGATTATGAGTTTACTTTATAAGGCCTCGCCAGAAGAAGTACGCATGATCATGATTGATCCTAAAATGTTGGAACTTTCGGTGTATGAAGGTATCCCACATCTATTAACTGAAGTTGTTACCGATATGAAAGATGCGGCTAATTCGTTGCGCTGGTGTGTGGGTGAGATGGAACGTCGTTATAAATTATTATCAGCGGTAGGCGTTCGTAACCTCGCTGGCTTTAATAGTAAAATACAACAAGCTATTGATGCTGGTCAGCCAATACTCGATCCATTATGGAAGCCGGGCGATAGTATGGACGAGACTGCACCAGCCTTGATTAAACTGCCTGCGATTGTGGTTATCGTGGATGAGTTTGCCGACATGATGATGATTGTCGGTAAGAAAGTTGAAGAGTTAATAGCACGTATAGCCCAAAAAGCCCGTGCTGCCGGTATCCATTTAATCTTAGCGACCCAGCGTCCTTCTGTTGATGTGATCACGGGGTTAATTAAAGCTAATATTCCAACGCGTATTGCGTTTCAAGTATCAAGTAAAATTGATTCTCGTACCATTCTTGATCAAGCTGGTGCTGAGACACTATTAGGTATGGGTGATATGCTGTATCAACCAGCTGGTACCAGTGTGCCAATTCGTGTTCATGGTGCATTTGTTGACGATCATGAAGTCCATCGTGTTGTAGCTGATTGGAAATTACGTGGTGAACCGAATTATATTGACGAAATTTTAAATGGTGAAGCAACGGCTGATACTTTATTACCCGGTGAAGTCGCAGAAGGTTCATCTGATGTTGATGAGTTATTTGACCAAGCGGTATACCATGTCACAGAAACACGCCGAGGTTCAGTATCGGGCGTACAACGTAAATTTAAAATCGGTTATAACCGAGCTGCACGTATCGTCGAAGAGATGGAAGTGCAGGGTATTGTGAGTTCACCAGGACATAACGGTAATCGAGAAGTATTGGCGCCACCGCCTCCGAAGGATTAA
- the lrp gene encoding leucine-responsive regulatory protein: MMEVKTRPMKELDRIDRNILNELQKDGRISNVELSKRVGLSPTPCLERVRRLERQGYITGYTAILNPQFLDASLLVFVEITLNRGAADVFEQFNKAVQELEEIQECHLVSGDFDYLLKTRVSDMSAYRRLLGETLLRLPGVNDTRTYVVMEEVKQSNRLVIKTR, translated from the coding sequence ATGATGGAAGTAAAAACTCGACCAATGAAGGAACTAGATCGAATCGACCGTAATATTCTTAATGAATTACAAAAAGACGGCCGAATTTCCAATGTAGAGTTGTCGAAACGTGTAGGTTTAAGCCCTACGCCGTGTTTAGAGCGTGTTCGACGCTTAGAACGCCAAGGATATATTACAGGTTATACCGCAATTCTAAATCCACAATTTTTGGATGCTTCATTGCTTGTTTTTGTTGAAATCACTTTAAATCGTGGTGCTGCTGATGTATTTGAGCAATTCAATAAAGCAGTTCAAGAGCTTGAAGAAATCCAAGAATGTCATTTAGTATCTGGCGACTTCGATTATTTATTAAAAACACGTGTATCTGATATGTCAGCTTACCGTCGTTTACTTGGTGAAACGTTATTACGTTTACCGGGTGTTAATGACACACGTACTTATGTTGTTATGGAAGAAGTAAAACAAAGTAACCGTTTAGTTATTAAAACGCGTTAA
- the trxB gene encoding thioredoxin reductase: MSNTKHCRLLILGSGPAGYTAAVYAARANLNPVVITGMQQGGQLTTTTEVENWPGDAEGLTGPALMERMKAHAERFEAEIIFDHINDVDLSVRPFKLKGNDVEYTCDALIICTGASAKYLGLPSEEAFKGRGVSACATCDGFFYRNQKVAVVGGGNTAVEEVLYLSNIASEVHLIHRREEFRSEKILTKRLQEKVANGNITLHLNKTLDEVLGDEMGVTGVRMRDTRTDETNDLDVMGAFIAIGHQPNTDLFTDQLTMKDGYLKVNSGTEGFATQTTIPGVFAAGDVSDHIYRQAITSAGTGCMAALDAERFLDGLGD; the protein is encoded by the coding sequence ATGAGTAATACAAAACACTGCCGTCTACTTATATTAGGCTCAGGTCCAGCAGGATACACCGCAGCGGTTTATGCTGCTCGTGCAAATCTAAACCCTGTAGTAATCACCGGAATGCAGCAAGGTGGTCAGCTAACCACTACGACTGAAGTTGAAAACTGGCCGGGTGATGCAGAAGGGCTAACGGGTCCTGCATTGATGGAGCGTATGAAAGCACACGCTGAGCGTTTTGAAGCTGAAATCATTTTTGATCATATCAACGATGTTGATTTATCAGTGCGCCCATTTAAATTAAAAGGCAATGATGTTGAGTACACATGCGACGCACTCATCATTTGTACTGGCGCATCAGCGAAATACCTTGGTTTACCTTCAGAAGAAGCATTTAAAGGCCGTGGCGTATCAGCTTGTGCGACCTGTGATGGTTTCTTTTACCGCAATCAAAAAGTGGCTGTTGTTGGTGGTGGTAATACCGCGGTTGAAGAAGTGCTTTATCTATCAAATATAGCTTCTGAAGTGCATTTAATTCACCGTCGTGAAGAATTCCGCAGTGAAAAGATCTTAACTAAGCGCTTACAAGAAAAAGTAGCCAACGGTAATATTACATTGCACCTCAACAAAACACTTGATGAAGTATTAGGTGATGAGATGGGTGTAACCGGTGTCCGTATGCGTGATACACGAACAGACGAAACCAACGACCTTGATGTAATGGGTGCCTTTATCGCTATCGGTCATCAACCAAACACGGATTTATTCACTGATCAATTAACCATGAAAGATGGCTACTTGAAAGTAAATTCAGGCACAGAAGGCTTCGCGACGCAAACAACTATCCCTGGTGTATTTGCGGCTGGTGATGTTTCTGACCACATTTACCGTCAAGCAATTACTTCAGCTGGAACAGGCTGTATGGCTGCATTAGATGCCGAACGTTTTCTTGATGGATTAGGTGATTAA
- the aat gene encoding leucyl/phenylalanyl-tRNA-protein transferase, translating to MPIYLPELNHDLTYFPSVNTALTEPDGLLAMGGDLSPERLVSAYQQGIFPWFEEDQPILWWSPSQRMVLTPGAMHISRSLRKSYRRQKFSLSINHAFSEVIESCAEPRGDSSDTWITDTMQNAYLQLHEMGFAHSIEVWQDEQLVGGLYGLYIGDIFCGESMFHTVTDASKIAFIGLQQHLTNIGCKLIDCQLHNEHLASLGATEISRDTFIKQLNNRTVTANQHLWQPQALVLDLIDKASR from the coding sequence ATGCCAATCTATTTACCTGAACTTAATCACGACTTAACTTATTTCCCATCAGTCAACACCGCGTTAACTGAACCCGATGGTTTACTTGCTATGGGTGGAGATCTCAGCCCTGAACGGCTTGTGAGTGCGTATCAACAAGGTATCTTCCCTTGGTTTGAAGAAGATCAGCCTATTCTTTGGTGGTCACCGAGTCAACGCATGGTATTAACTCCGGGGGCAATGCACATATCACGTAGCTTACGTAAATCTTATCGTCGCCAAAAATTTAGCCTGTCTATCAACCATGCATTTTCAGAGGTTATTGAATCTTGCGCTGAACCACGTGGCGATTCAAGTGATACTTGGATAACAGATACGATGCAAAATGCGTATTTACAACTGCATGAAATGGGCTTCGCACACTCTATTGAAGTCTGGCAAGACGAGCAATTAGTTGGCGGTTTATATGGCTTATATATTGGCGATATTTTCTGTGGGGAGTCGATGTTTCATACAGTTACCGATGCCTCTAAGATCGCCTTCATCGGTCTACAGCAACATCTGACTAATATTGGCTGTAAATTGATCGACTGCCAATTACATAATGAACACTTGGCTTCATTAGGAGCAACAGAAATTAGCCGTGACACATTTATCAAGCAACTCAATAACCGAACCGTAACCGCAAACCAGCATCTATGGCAGCCTCAGGCGCTTGTATTAGACTTAATAGATAAGGCCAGTAGATAG
- a CDS encoding putative arginine-tRNA-protein transferase, with the protein MIKVALTPSMPCSYLHEQQEQVLVVQDEQLHNQAGYEVLLLNGFRRSGNDVYRPHCQTCQACQSIRIDSQLFKPSKSQKRLLNKNKYIEMRVSHQPKSDYYPLYERYINTLHSDGAMFPASQSQYDGFISSAWLTPTFLEFYLDDTLIAVAVTDVMLNSMSAMYCFYDPDYLHNSLGTYAILQQLLLAKATNKQWLYLGYQIDQCSKMNYKVKFNPHERLMAGKWQG; encoded by the coding sequence ATGATTAAAGTCGCCTTAACACCATCCATGCCTTGCAGTTACCTTCACGAACAGCAAGAACAAGTTCTTGTTGTCCAAGATGAACAATTACACAACCAAGCAGGTTATGAAGTCCTATTACTCAACGGCTTTCGTCGCAGTGGTAATGACGTATACCGACCACACTGTCAAACGTGCCAAGCTTGCCAATCTATTCGTATAGATAGCCAATTATTTAAACCAAGTAAAAGCCAGAAACGTTTACTCAACAAAAATAAGTACATTGAAATGCGAGTTAGCCATCAGCCAAAATCGGATTATTATCCATTATACGAACGTTACATTAATACCTTACACAGTGATGGCGCTATGTTCCCCGCCAGTCAGTCTCAGTATGATGGTTTTATTTCCAGCGCTTGGTTAACACCCACCTTTCTTGAATTTTACCTTGATGATACCCTTATCGCGGTAGCAGTAACCGATGTGATGCTTAATAGCATGAGCGCCATGTATTGCTTTTATGACCCCGATTATCTACACAACTCCCTAGGTACCTATGCTATTTTACAGCAGCTTTTATTAGCAAAGGCGACAAACAAGCAATGGCTATATTTAGGCTATCAAATTGATCAGTGTAGCAAGATGAATTACAAGGTTAAATTTAACCCACATGAGCGCTTGATGGCTGGAAAGTGGCAGGGCTAA
- the infA gene encoding translation initiation factor IF-1 yields MAKEDSIELQGTVLDTLPNTMFRVELENGHVVTAHISGKMRKNYIRILTGDKVTVALTPYDLSKGRIVFRAR; encoded by the coding sequence ATGGCAAAAGAAGACAGCATTGAACTACAAGGTACAGTTCTAGATACACTTCCTAACACAATGTTTCGTGTTGAATTAGAAAACGGCCACGTTGTTACTGCGCATATCTCAGGTAAAATGCGTAAAAACTACATTCGAATTCTTACTGGTGATAAAGTAACTGTAGCACTAACACCTTACGATTTATCTAAAGGTCGTATCGTCTTCCGTGCCCGTTAA
- a CDS encoding glyceraldehyde 3-phosphate dehydrogenase yields the protein MPSESHLLNWQESQELAESMLPLLGKLYRNKGVEVLIYGRPLQNATAIDLQKAHRVVKRHEGRILRFTETFPLLQIISELPISNAQIDIGRLAVRYWTDNKDSTGIDAFLRAELAPALNNDIQTEPRDVVLYGFGRIGRLLARLLVDKTGESNLLRLRAIVVRGGPGDIEKRASLLRRDSVHGQFNGTIDIDEENNAIIANGTYIKILYSNGPDQIDYAAHGIKNALVVDNTGIWRDTDGLGLHLKAKGTEKVLLTAPGKGDIKNIVYGVNHTDILSEDNIVSAASCTTNAITPVLKTIQDRYGIANGHVETVHSYTNDQNLIDNFHKGDRRGRGAAMNMVLTSTGAASAVAKALPELKGKLTGNAIRVPTPNVSMAIINLNLEKEVERESLNSYLQEMSLSSPLHNQIDFSTSKELVSTDMVGSRFSGIVDSLATIAEGNRAILYVWYDNEFGYSCQVLRVMQKMAGIEMHEFA from the coding sequence ATGCCATCTGAAAGTCATTTGTTGAACTGGCAAGAGAGCCAAGAACTCGCAGAATCTATGCTACCGTTGTTAGGAAAGCTGTACCGTAATAAAGGCGTTGAAGTATTAATTTATGGTCGCCCATTGCAAAATGCCACAGCAATTGATCTCCAAAAAGCACACCGCGTAGTGAAACGTCATGAAGGACGTATATTACGTTTCACTGAAACTTTCCCATTACTGCAAATTATCAGCGAATTACCTATTAGCAATGCTCAAATTGATATCGGTCGCTTGGCTGTACGCTATTGGACTGATAATAAAGATTCTACTGGTATCGACGCGTTCTTACGTGCTGAATTAGCACCTGCATTAAATAACGATATCCAGACTGAACCACGTGATGTTGTTTTATATGGCTTTGGCCGCATTGGTCGATTACTTGCGCGTTTACTTGTTGATAAAACGGGTGAGAGCAACTTATTACGTTTACGTGCAATTGTTGTACGTGGCGGTCCTGGCGATATCGAGAAGCGTGCTTCTTTATTACGTCGTGATTCAGTACATGGTCAGTTCAATGGTACGATTGATATTGATGAAGAAAACAATGCAATCATTGCTAACGGTACTTACATCAAGATCCTTTATTCAAATGGTCCTGATCAAATTGATTACGCTGCGCATGGTATTAAGAATGCACTTGTAGTCGATAACACGGGTATTTGGCGTGATACTGATGGCTTAGGTCTTCACTTAAAAGCTAAGGGTACTGAAAAAGTATTACTCACAGCCCCTGGTAAAGGTGACATTAAAAATATCGTTTATGGTGTTAACCATACTGATATTTTATCTGAAGATAACATTGTATCGGCAGCAAGCTGTACAACGAATGCAATCACACCGGTACTGAAAACAATCCAAGATAGATATGGTATTGCAAACGGTCACGTTGAAACTGTGCATTCATATACCAATGATCAAAATTTGATTGATAACTTCCACAAAGGTGATCGTCGTGGCCGTGGTGCTGCAATGAACATGGTATTAACGTCAACAGGCGCAGCATCGGCTGTAGCAAAAGCACTACCTGAATTAAAAGGTAAGCTGACTGGTAACGCAATCCGTGTACCAACACCAAACGTATCAATGGCAATCATTAACTTAAACCTTGAGAAAGAAGTTGAAAGAGAATCTCTAAACAGCTACTTACAAGAAATGTCTTTAAGTTCGCCATTACACAATCAAATTGATTTTAGTACGTCTAAAGAACTTGTCTCAACAGACATGGTCGGTAGCCGTTTCTCTGGCATTGTTGACTCATTAGCAACAATTGCTGAAGGTAATCGCGCTATATTATACGTTTGGTATGATAATGAGTTTGGTTATAGCTGCCAAGTATTACGTGTAATGCAAAAAATGGCTGGCATCGAGATGCATGAATTTGCATAA
- a CDS encoding putative lipoprotein has protein sequence MVVWRNHSFKLIFMYRIFSISRLIPVIAITSLLTACGDSGGVVTICENDDALCQDLNSDPWCQRERESLISARFNLKQDETEQTQYSLLTSLSTYQECIKIAALIEPRTHPELKTLRVSAMLSTYDELLALEKQTLSSDNPYILNYHWVTHNNEAAKRRFIAISKKQIFDDPVLYFAIANIYGNNTGKVIINLLKGIHLLGDDPEMTTKLIYGLITAYMHQRNYDLAYLWSHVAIILEVENINLTLFTHNKISQIKKTRLEVLATRIAEQIREQEFTDESYKHILSSVRL, from the coding sequence ATGGTAGTGTGGCGAAATCACTCGTTTAAACTTATTTTTATGTATCGTATATTCTCTATTAGTCGTTTAATTCCAGTTATTGCTATTACCAGTTTATTGACAGCGTGTGGTGATTCAGGCGGTGTAGTGACTATATGTGAAAATGATGATGCGCTCTGCCAAGATCTGAATTCAGATCCATGGTGCCAAAGAGAAAGAGAAAGTCTTATCAGTGCCCGTTTTAACCTAAAGCAGGATGAGACGGAACAAACACAGTATTCACTATTAACATCCCTCAGTACTTATCAAGAATGTATAAAAATTGCAGCGCTAATCGAGCCAAGAACGCACCCAGAATTAAAAACCCTACGAGTTTCGGCAATGTTAAGTACTTATGATGAATTACTCGCATTAGAAAAACAGACACTTAGCAGCGATAATCCGTATATCCTCAATTACCATTGGGTCACTCATAATAATGAAGCGGCAAAACGACGCTTTATCGCTATATCTAAAAAACAAATCTTTGATGATCCAGTATTGTATTTCGCCATTGCTAATATTTATGGCAACAATACCGGCAAAGTCATCATTAATTTATTAAAAGGTATTCACCTACTCGGTGATGATCCCGAAATGACAACAAAGCTTATATATGGGTTAATCACTGCTTATATGCATCAAAGAAATTATGACCTCGCATATTTATGGTCACATGTGGCTATTATTTTAGAGGTTGAAAATATAAATCTGACGCTATTCACGCACAACAAAATATCGCAAATTAAAAAGACGCGTTTAGAAGTATTAGCAACAAGAATAGCAGAACAAATAAGAGAGCAAGAGTTTACTGACGAGAGCTATAAACACATACTCTCATCAGTCAGGCTTTAG
- a CDS encoding putative lipoprotein, with amino-acid sequence MTAQHILQLGQMIGLSCTELNANGEEQALPATLITQALADFGFTDELDVKLEEEIKQFWLHALPPVIIADESAMIQFDLHLPIEFVTEDLIWEIRANQAVIETGEFTPIEWSLNGIYHLHDMEMQSYQMSLEQPLAVGAYQLVILDQGSEEPLGETWVFNPPATLASVNVTAAKPTTVTALPTTDTLLNQLYARALSTVSAVTDNADAEQSLQAQLQRHFNAEKEQEEFAITLTNVRETAALYQTHLAQYLAAHVNGGVTASRQETQTVEWQDINRDSYDFYLWLLVSINDKKNSASLLRDVDFSSNSANAGSFTAWLLADYGLAHCELDNALVSGVVKGINSYQLRQDNYAAFRALIDFTTVQSAGLVINQPLSIMQQWLTLGDAGIWQNHEFNELLSIILLSCERHVCACYYQTDNALPIELTAYLEGRGIQPLSL; translated from the coding sequence ATGACAGCACAACACATTCTGCAATTAGGCCAAATGATTGGTCTTAGCTGTACCGAATTAAACGCCAATGGCGAAGAACAAGCGTTACCAGCAACGCTAATTACTCAAGCATTGGCTGATTTTGGTTTTACAGACGAATTAGACGTAAAACTGGAAGAAGAAATTAAGCAGTTTTGGTTACACGCATTACCACCTGTGATCATAGCGGATGAATCGGCGATGATTCAATTTGATCTGCATCTGCCTATTGAGTTTGTAACTGAAGATTTGATCTGGGAAATAAGAGCAAATCAAGCTGTCATTGAGACAGGTGAATTTACACCTATCGAATGGTCGTTAAATGGTATTTATCATTTGCATGATATGGAAATGCAAAGCTATCAAATGAGTCTAGAGCAGCCGCTTGCTGTTGGTGCTTATCAATTGGTCATTCTTGACCAAGGTAGTGAAGAACCGTTAGGTGAAACTTGGGTGTTTAATCCACCTGCGACGTTAGCATCTGTTAATGTCACTGCAGCGAAACCCACAACTGTGACTGCATTACCGACAACTGATACATTACTGAATCAATTGTACGCACGTGCACTGTCTACTGTGTCAGCCGTTACTGATAACGCTGACGCTGAACAGTCTTTACAAGCGCAATTGCAACGTCATTTTAATGCTGAGAAAGAGCAAGAAGAATTTGCAATTACGCTAACAAACGTGAGGGAAACAGCTGCGCTATATCAAACACATTTAGCACAATATTTAGCTGCGCATGTTAATGGTGGTGTAACTGCTTCTCGACAAGAAACACAAACGGTTGAATGGCAAGATATCAATCGTGACAGCTATGATTTTTACTTATGGTTATTAGTATCGATAAATGACAAGAAGAACAGCGCCTCGTTATTACGGGATGTTGATTTTTCGAGTAATAGCGCGAACGCGGGTTCATTTACTGCTTGGTTATTAGCGGATTATGGACTTGCGCATTGCGAATTAGATAATGCATTGGTCAGTGGTGTTGTAAAAGGTATTAACAGCTATCAACTTCGCCAAGATAACTATGCGGCGTTTCGTGCGCTTATTGATTTTACAACTGTACAGTCAGCAGGGTTAGTGATTAATCAGCCATTATCAATTATGCAGCAATGGCTAACGCTTGGTGACGCTGGAATATGGCAGAATCATGAGTTTAATGAATTATTGAGTATTATCTTATTAAGCTGCGAACGTCATGTTTGTGCTTGTTATTATCAAACGGATAATGCGCTGCCTATCGAGTTAACTGCTTATTTAGAAGGGCGTGGTATTCAACCGTTATCACTATAA